A genomic segment from Verrucomicrobiota bacterium encodes:
- a CDS encoding carbohydrate ABC transporter permease has product MSQSLHKPAYLLPRTGKVTLFYVALGLAALLWFTPVITLILTALKDAGDFAVNGAFSLPKAIRWSNFSEAWDTGVKNYFWNSVIVTSIKVPAGILIESLAAFALTHMHFKWADRVFTYILIGLIVPIQMTLVPLTLLMNALNLIDTLTGLTFLYIGFGVPFGVLVLRGFFRTIPTALIEAARLDGASWFRIFYRIALPLAIPAVVSLCILDGVATWNEFILAQIFLRSDEMRTLPLGLVQFSTQFSTQYDQLAAAVLIAVVPVVLVFLFFQRYFVSGMGGAVK; this is encoded by the coding sequence ATGAGCCAATCGCTTCATAAACCCGCTTACCTGCTGCCGAGAACGGGTAAGGTAACCCTCTTTTACGTCGCGCTCGGTCTGGCGGCACTGCTCTGGTTCACGCCGGTCATCACGCTCATTCTTACGGCGCTTAAAGATGCGGGCGACTTCGCCGTCAACGGGGCGTTCTCGCTCCCGAAGGCGATCCGGTGGTCGAACTTCAGCGAAGCCTGGGACACCGGCGTGAAGAACTATTTCTGGAACAGCGTTATCGTTACCAGCATCAAGGTTCCTGCCGGTATCCTCATCGAATCTTTGGCCGCTTTTGCACTCACCCACATGCACTTCAAGTGGGCGGACCGGGTGTTCACCTACATCCTCATCGGCTTGATCGTGCCCATCCAGATGACGCTCGTACCCCTGACGTTGCTGATGAACGCCCTTAACCTTATCGATACGTTAACGGGTTTGACGTTCCTCTACATCGGCTTCGGCGTTCCCTTCGGCGTGTTGGTACTACGAGGATTTTTCCGCACGATCCCAACCGCGCTCATCGAGGCGGCACGATTGGACGGCGCATCCTGGTTTCGCATCTTTTACCGGATCGCTTTGCCATTGGCGATTCCCGCGGTGGTCTCGCTCTGCATCCTGGACGGGGTTGCAACCTGGAACGAATTCATCCTGGCCCAGATCTTTTTGCGTTCCGACGAAATGCGGACCCTACCGCTGGGTCTGGTGCAGTTCAGTACCCAGTTTTCCACCCAGTATGACCAGCTTGCCGCGGCGGTGCTGATCGCGGTGGTCCCGGTAGTCCTGGTGTTTCTCTTCTTCCAACGCTACTTCGTCAGCGGCATGGGCGGGGCAGTCAAGTAA
- a CDS encoding sugar ABC transporter permease, translating to MATLQKPPAAQPASLKTTKPPKPRDDYQRFLPWWFLAPALIIYSVVVVYPMLYSAYLSLFRWDGISPTKVFVGSDNYVALFTQNDVFWIALKNNAVWLAAALLLPTSIGLGLALLLNLKFRGSAVFRSIFYFPAVLSLAVVGLIWTWIYHPDLGLLNQALRGVGLKAFERNWLSDPNLALYPVIIAATWNAVGLPMLLFLAGLQTVPVELLEAAKVEGAGPIRRFVHVTFPLLRETTLIVLAITAINALKAYDIVYAMTNGGPANRTQLLSTWMYFLTYNYNTVGQGTAIAVVLFSLTLIFAIPYLRLMTRKT from the coding sequence ATGGCCACCTTACAAAAGCCGCCGGCGGCTCAGCCGGCTTCTCTTAAAACCACGAAACCGCCAAAGCCGCGCGATGATTATCAGCGGTTCCTGCCCTGGTGGTTTCTTGCGCCGGCCCTGATCATCTACTCGGTGGTGGTCGTTTATCCCATGCTTTACTCGGCTTACCTGAGCCTCTTTCGTTGGGACGGCATCTCGCCCACCAAGGTCTTCGTCGGGTCGGACAATTATGTCGCTTTGTTCACTCAGAATGACGTGTTTTGGATTGCTCTCAAAAACAACGCCGTCTGGCTGGCAGCTGCGTTGCTCTTACCTACCAGTATCGGCCTGGGCCTCGCGCTGCTGCTGAACCTTAAATTCCGGGGCAGCGCGGTGTTCCGCAGCATCTTTTATTTCCCGGCGGTGTTGTCCCTGGCTGTCGTCGGCTTGATCTGGACCTGGATCTATCACCCTGACCTTGGCCTGCTTAATCAGGCGCTCAGAGGCGTGGGCTTAAAGGCGTTCGAACGCAATTGGCTATCGGACCCGAACCTTGCGCTTTACCCGGTCATCATCGCCGCGACCTGGAATGCGGTCGGCCTGCCTATGCTCTTGTTCCTGGCCGGCCTGCAAACCGTACCGGTGGAATTGTTGGAAGCCGCCAAGGTTGAAGGGGCGGGTCCGATCCGGCGCTTTGTGCACGTGACGTTCCCGCTCCTGCGTGAAACCACGCTGATCGTGCTGGCGATCACGGCCATCAACGCCCTCAAGGCTTATGACATCGTCTACGCGATGACCAACGGCGGACCGGCCAACCGGACCCAGTTGCTCAGTACGTGGATGTATTTCCTGACCTACAACTACAACACCGTAGGGCAGGGAACCGCCATCGCCGTCGTGCTTTTTTCGCTGACGCTGATCTTTGCCATCCCTTACCTCCGATTGATGACGCGAAAAACATGA